The proteins below are encoded in one region of Helianthus annuus cultivar XRQ/B chromosome 2, HanXRQr2.0-SUNRISE, whole genome shotgun sequence:
- the LOC110896117 gene encoding uncharacterized protein LOC110896117, protein MVQLRSLIRHHVWSMIGDGRNTSAWFDTWSSIGPLCTFLSPRVITREGFSLNATVADIYSNGSWIWPVAWRDMFPVLIQLDHLHRNLNVPDHLLWKDGDIVAEHSSSGVWDSVRTREQEVDWAAIIWFSQCIPRHAFLMWLIVRRKLLTQDKILQWNHTRCNNMNMMCCLLCHGNVDSHAHLFFECKLSMQVWEMVRSKAGMENVDSTWGDIFEWLGLHSRSKSATHMVSRLLVAALAYTIWQERNNRLFRNQTRPPDVLCQAVLESVRYKLMGLKFKNNARVWELLEKWDIHGADIVMANE, encoded by the coding sequence ATGGTGCAACTTAGGTCTTTGATTCGCCACCATGTTTGGTCTATGATTGGAGATGGCCGAAATACTTCGGCTTGGTTTGACACATGGAGTTCTATTGGTCCGCTATGTACTTTCTTATCTCCGAGAGTGATTACTCGAGAGGGCTTCTCCCTCAATGCTACCGTTGCGGATATATATTCTAATGGTTCTTGGATTTGGCCGGTTGCTTGGAGGGATATGTTTCCAGTCCTTATTCAGCTTGATCACTTGCATCGAAATTTAAATGTTCCAGATCACCTTCTATGGAAAGATGGGGATATTGTGGCTGAGCACTCTTCTTCTGGAGTTTGGGATTCTGTCCGTACAAGGGAGCAGGAGGTGGATTGGGCTGCAATCATTTGGTTTTCTCAATGTATCCCTCGACATGCTTTTCTGATGTGGCTTATTGTGCGACGTAAGTTACTCACTCAAGACAAAATTCTGCAATGGAATCATACTCGTTGTAACAACATGAACATGATGTGTTGTCTGTTGTGTCATGGAAATGTTGACTCTCATGCCCATCTATTTTTCGAGTGCAAGCTTTCCATGCAAGTTTGGGAAATGGTTCGGTCCAAAGCGGGTATGGAAAATGTGGATTCAACGTGGGGTGATATTTTCGAATGGCTTGGTCTGCACTCTCGTTCAAAATCAGCAACTCATATGGTTTCGAGATTGTTGGTGGCAGCGTTGGCTTACACTATCTGGCAGGAAAGGAATAATCGGTTGTTCAGGAACCAAACAAGACCTCCAGATGTTCTATGCCAGGCTGTTCTAGAAAGTGTCAGATATAAATTGATGGGGCTCAAATTCAAGAACAATGCTAGAGTTTGGGAGCTACTGGAGAAGTGGGATATTCATGGAGCTGATATAGTGATGGCTAACGAATGA